One segment of Candidatus Binatia bacterium DNA contains the following:
- a CDS encoding DUF4242 domain-containing protein, with the protein MPRFLVERIFPDGLDLPATDEGAAIAEKVCLANAADGVTWVHSYVTADKKKTFCIYDGPDEAAIRAAAAKNGLPVDSVTPVTVLDPYFYH; encoded by the coding sequence ATGCCGCGTTTTTTAGTCGAGCGAATCTTTCCCGACGGGCTCGACCTGCCGGCAACCGACGAAGGGGCGGCGATCGCCGAGAAGGTCTGCCTCGCAAACGCTGCCGACGGCGTTACCTGGGTCCACTCCTACGTGACCGCCGACAAGAAGAAGACGTTCTGCATCTACGACGGCCCCGACGAGGCCGCGATCCGCGCGGCGGCAGCAAAGAACGGCTTGCCTGTCGACTCGGTGACCCCCGTAACGGTGCTCGACCCCTACTTCTACCACTAG
- a CDS encoding choice-of-anchor tandem repeat GloVer-containing protein, whose product MNPALRDALAICAIASFLAGCGDARSTIGAPVGARYGRVATGMEQVLYSFTGGSDGGNAATALAIDAGGNLYGTTVIGGDATCGTIFKLAPQPSPPWQETVLFNFDCYSLGKNPHGGVTFDPSGSLDGTTVAGGSGGACASDGCGLVFQLTPKMENVLHSFTAGNDGFGPGGGIVYDRSGNVFGTTPDGGKYSEGIVYEVSHSGTHWNERVIHAFTGGKDGGVGSLGSLWIDASGNLYGVTELGGAHSAGTVFKLSPSSKKRWKLTTIYAFKGTPDAGFPYGGLIADDAGNLYGTTYDGGKNGLGSVFVLSLRAKNKYRERVLYSFRGGSDGGSTTSTLAFGPNGDLYGTTSAGGDSCDCGTIFEVNPKSGKESVLHRFGGAGDGAYSYYGLTLANGTFYGSTVAGGTFGQGTIFEFTP is encoded by the coding sequence ATGAACCCCGCTCTCCGCGACGCCCTGGCGATCTGCGCGATCGCCTCATTTTTGGCGGGCTGCGGCGACGCGCGCTCGACGATCGGTGCGCCCGTTGGCGCCCGATACGGCCGCGTCGCGACCGGCATGGAGCAGGTGCTCTACAGTTTCACGGGCGGGAGCGACGGCGGCAACGCCGCGACCGCCCTTGCGATCGACGCCGGCGGGAATCTCTACGGCACGACCGTGATCGGCGGCGATGCGACCTGCGGCACCATCTTCAAACTCGCGCCGCAGCCGAGCCCGCCGTGGCAAGAGACGGTGCTCTTCAACTTCGACTGCTATTCCCTCGGAAAGAACCCGCACGGCGGCGTGACTTTCGATCCGAGCGGGAGCCTCGACGGGACGACCGTCGCCGGAGGCTCGGGCGGAGCGTGCGCGAGCGACGGTTGCGGGCTCGTCTTTCAGTTGACTCCGAAAATGGAGAACGTGCTCCACAGTTTCACCGCGGGCAACGATGGATTCGGCCCGGGCGGCGGCATCGTCTACGATCGCAGCGGCAACGTGTTCGGCACCACGCCCGACGGCGGCAAATATTCGGAAGGCATCGTCTACGAAGTCTCGCACTCCGGCACCCACTGGAACGAGCGCGTCATTCACGCGTTTACGGGCGGGAAGGACGGCGGCGTCGGGTCGCTCGGATCGCTATGGATCGACGCCTCCGGCAACCTTTACGGCGTCACCGAACTCGGCGGCGCGCATAGCGCCGGCACGGTCTTCAAACTCTCACCGAGCTCGAAGAAGCGCTGGAAGCTCACGACGATTTACGCGTTCAAAGGCACACCCGACGCGGGGTTTCCTTACGGCGGCTTGATCGCCGACGACGCGGGCAATCTCTACGGCACGACGTACGACGGCGGCAAGAACGGGCTGGGGAGCGTCTTCGTCCTGAGCCTGCGGGCGAAGAACAAGTATCGCGAGCGCGTGCTCTATAGCTTCCGAGGCGGCAGTGACGGGGGCTCAACGACGAGCACGCTCGCCTTTGGCCCAAACGGCGATCTCTACGGAACGACGTCGGCCGGCGGAGACAGCTGCGATTGCGGAACGATCTTCGAAGTGAACCCGAAATCCGGAAAGGAGAGCGTGCTCCATCGCTTCGGCGGCGCCGGCGACGGGGCGTACTCTTACTACGGATTGACGCTCGCAAACGGCACGTTCTACGGAAGCACCGTTGCGGGCGGAACGTTTGGGCAAGGAACGATCTTCGAGTTCACGCCATAA